Proteins encoded together in one Mobula birostris isolate sMobBir1 chromosome 21, sMobBir1.hap1, whole genome shotgun sequence window:
- the fra10ac1 gene encoding protein FRA10AC1 codes for MSGRRAKFDLVQEHGAGGYDSEFSDDENEGEISNCKSQRTRNDATILKKPFQKEKYTRLPHKQVAAQEGDREEARNRRFHLIAMDAYARHKKYINDYLLYYGGSKEDLKRSTVNDKTDLDVIRDNHRFLWTEDDETDMNWEKALAKKYYDKLFKEYCIADLSQYKHNKIGFRWRVDKEVISGKGQFCCGNKHCDMKEGLKSWEVNFGYMEHGEKRNALVKLRVCTECSYKLNYHHKRKEAKSAKRKGKEEHHDAPAEKITKTREKQSSKSKGKSSASRTDSDDDDSDKESEDTPNTEDPSEAEYWKGPSQDVEDKTREDEFDEYFEGMFL; via the exons GAGCATGGTGCTGGGGGTTATGACTCAGAATTCAGTGATGATGAAAATGAAGGAGAGATATCCAATTGTAAAAGTCAAAG GACAAGAAATGATGCTACGATACTTAAAAAGCCATTTCAAAAGGAAAAGTACACCCGATTGCCCCACAAGCAAGTTGCAGCTCAGGAAGGGGACAG ggAAGAAGCAAGAAACCGACGTTTCCATCTTATTGCTATGGATGCT TATGCACGACACAAGAAGTACATCAATGATTATTTGCTTTATTATGGTGGCTCCAAAGAAGACTTAAAGAGATCAAC AGTGAATGATAAAACAGACCTGGATGTGATAAGAGACAACCATAGATTCTTATGGACAGAAGATGATGAAACTGATATGAACTG GGAGAAAGCATTGGCAAAGAAATACTATGATAAATTATTCAAAGAATATTGTATTGCTGATTTGAGCCAATATAAACACAATAAG ATTGGATTTCGGTGGCGAGTGGATAAAGAAGTAATTTCAGGAAAAG GTCAATTTTGTTGTGGAAACAAGCACTGCGATATGAAAGAAGGTCTGAAAAGTTGGGAGGTTAACTTTGGATACATGGAGCACGGAGAAAAAAGAAATGCCCTTGTGAAATTGA GGGTGTGCACTGAGTGCTCCTATAAGTTGAATTATCATCACAA GAGGAAAGAAGCAAAATCTGCAAAGAGGAAAGGTAAAGAGGAACACCATGATGCTCCAGCGGAAAAGATAACCAAGACCAGAGAGAAGCAAAGTTCCAAAAGCAAGG GCAAATCTTCTGCCAGCAGAACAGATAGTGACGATGATGATTCGGATAAAG AATCAGAAGATACACCAAATACAGAAGATCCCTCTGAGGCTGAATATTGGAAAGGACCAAGTCAAGATGTGGAAGATAAGACCAG GGAGGATGAATTTGATGAATATTTTGAAGGCATGTTTCTGTGA